Proteins co-encoded in one Opitutus terrae PB90-1 genomic window:
- a CDS encoding arylamine N-acetyltransferase family protein: MNLDAYFARIGYTGPHRATLETLSAIHAAHAEAIPFENLDVLLGRPISLDPAAVFQKLVTERRGGYCFEQNILLGGVLRELGFQVTPLIARVRWQVPTEVATPQTHMVLRVDLDGVAWLADAGFGGVGLTAPIQIVPDIDQGTPPEGRRLLRDDRIYRQQVRFDSEWLDVYRFALDPVPPIDFEVANWFTSAHPKSRFRQLLMVARVDGDRRLTIQNREFIVRQVGRPAEKNAIGSADELLALLAERFGLYFPAGTRFGPPGSPWPS, encoded by the coding sequence TTGAACCTCGACGCCTATTTTGCCCGCATCGGCTACACCGGTCCGCACCGCGCCACGCTCGAAACGCTGAGCGCGATTCATGCCGCGCATGCCGAGGCCATCCCATTCGAAAATCTCGACGTGCTGCTGGGTCGGCCCATTTCGCTCGATCCCGCCGCGGTGTTTCAGAAGCTCGTCACCGAGCGGCGCGGCGGCTACTGCTTCGAACAGAACATCCTCCTCGGCGGTGTGCTGCGCGAGCTCGGGTTTCAGGTCACGCCCCTGATCGCTCGCGTGCGCTGGCAGGTGCCGACTGAGGTGGCCACGCCGCAAACGCACATGGTCCTGCGCGTCGATCTCGACGGCGTCGCGTGGCTCGCCGACGCGGGATTCGGCGGCGTGGGACTCACGGCCCCGATTCAGATCGTTCCCGACATCGATCAAGGCACGCCGCCGGAAGGCCGGCGGCTGCTGCGTGACGACCGCATTTATCGTCAGCAAGTCCGCTTCGACTCCGAATGGCTCGATGTCTATCGCTTCGCCCTCGACCCCGTGCCGCCGATCGATTTCGAGGTGGCCAACTGGTTCACCAGCGCACATCCGAAATCACGGTTTCGACAGCTGCTCATGGTCGCGCGCGTCGACGGCGATCGCCGGCTCACGATCCAGAATCGCGAGTTCATCGTCCGTCAGGTCGGCCGGCCCGCCGAGAAAAACGCGATCGGCTCCGCCGACGAACTCCTCGCGCTCCTTGCTGAGCGATTCGGCCTCTACTTCCCCGCCGGCACGCGGTTCGGTCCACCCGGTTCGCCCTGGCCCTCGTGA
- a CDS encoding RNA polymerase sigma factor, producing MDDALAQLEALYRDHSRALIAYFRQQRALAPQAEDLLQDTFVRAIRSLGRLCTSVSPRAYLFGIARHVSLDALRSPRPPEPLLREPDAPASPAEDARLEFLRVAIARLPAAQRETLLLKLQHDLSYEEIAEVLAIPIGTVRSRLHHAVLQLRSTLNPGGSNHET from the coding sequence ATGGACGACGCTCTAGCCCAGCTCGAAGCGCTCTATCGCGACCATTCCCGCGCGCTGATCGCCTATTTCCGCCAGCAGCGAGCCCTCGCGCCGCAGGCCGAGGATCTGCTGCAGGACACGTTTGTTCGCGCCATTCGCAGCCTCGGCCGGCTGTGCACGTCGGTCTCGCCACGCGCTTATCTCTTCGGCATCGCTCGGCATGTCAGCCTCGATGCCTTGCGGTCACCGCGGCCACCCGAACCTTTGCTTCGCGAGCCGGACGCTCCGGCGAGTCCGGCCGAAGATGCGCGGCTCGAATTTTTGCGCGTCGCCATCGCCCGGCTGCCCGCGGCCCAGCGCGAAACGCTGCTGCTGAAACTACAGCACGACCTTTCTTACGAGGAAATCGCCGAGGTGCTCGCGATCCCGATCGGCACCGTTCGTTCGCGTCTGCATCACGCCGTGCTCCAACTCCGCTCCACCTTGAATCCCGGAGGCTCCAACCATGAAACCTGA
- a CDS encoding DMT family transporter, which produces MIGALGTTLLFACNALFANRSAKMLGSNQANLARLAVAVIILGTWAHVAGQGIGGAGFGWFFVSGLVGFGIGGVAMFQALPRLGSPLAMLIVQCGSALVAAAGERLWLGTQLAPVELTFVALTLLGVALGLMPRGLPGVPPAALRAGAAWAFLSAAGQGLGAVLSRRAFQTIARAHEFIDPPTSAYQRALAGLGVAVVAVAIGYSIQCRNRAGSRRAGSPDPAALSPAGTGEISAGPEDPALHSQPRAWPWVFANALCGPVLGVTCFQWALSTTPAGIVQSIVATAPLATIPLAMWFEHSRPRALYYAGAVLAVAGIIGLFLTR; this is translated from the coding sequence ATGATCGGCGCACTCGGCACCACCCTGCTCTTCGCCTGCAACGCGCTCTTCGCGAATCGCTCCGCGAAGATGCTAGGGAGCAACCAGGCTAATCTCGCGCGGCTCGCGGTCGCCGTGATCATTCTCGGCACATGGGCGCACGTCGCCGGACAGGGAATCGGTGGCGCCGGCTTCGGCTGGTTCTTCGTCAGCGGACTCGTCGGATTCGGAATTGGCGGCGTCGCGATGTTTCAGGCGTTGCCGCGGCTCGGCTCGCCACTCGCGATGCTGATCGTGCAATGCGGCTCGGCGCTCGTCGCCGCCGCAGGCGAGCGTCTCTGGCTCGGCACGCAGTTGGCGCCGGTGGAACTCACGTTCGTCGCGCTCACGCTGCTCGGCGTTGCTCTGGGGCTGATGCCGCGCGGGCTGCCGGGAGTGCCGCCCGCGGCGCTGCGTGCCGGCGCCGCGTGGGCCTTCCTCTCTGCAGCCGGCCAAGGCCTGGGCGCGGTGCTGAGTCGGCGTGCGTTTCAAACCATCGCGCGGGCGCATGAATTCATCGATCCGCCGACGAGCGCGTATCAACGCGCGCTCGCCGGGCTGGGCGTAGCGGTCGTGGCCGTTGCGATCGGGTATTCCATTCAGTGCCGCAATCGCGCCGGCAGTCGCAGGGCGGGATCTCCTGATCCCGCCGCCCTCTCGCCGGCCGGCACTGGCGAAATCTCGGCGGGGCCTGAAGACCCCGCCCTACATTCGCAGCCTCGCGCCTGGCCGTGGGTCTTCGCCAACGCCCTCTGCGGACCCGTGCTCGGCGTCACCTGCTTCCAATGGGCGCTCAGCACCACGCCGGCCGGCATCGTTCAATCGATCGTCGCTACCGCGCCGCTCGCGACGATTCCGCTCGCGATGTGGTTCGAGCATAGCCGGCCTCGCGCGCTCTATTATGCGGGCGCCGTGTTGGCCGTCGCCGGCATTATCGGGCTGTTTCTCACTCGCTGA
- a CDS encoding TonB-dependent receptor family protein: MSSLTVATTAILASAAPADPPTELPPLEISAAPLAADDVTLRPYAVDRGLRSGRAIVTLKDALGLAPGVLIQDSFGGFEPPRLSIRGSGLQSAPSSRGVQFLLDGFPLTLADGSFNAALIDPQLVDHVEVFRGEAAARLAPAALGGAFNLRVAPLPRPTAGTDALAAQVTVEAGSFGGVRATFASDLPRGRASLLARGSFAALDGYREHSTQQRAAFLAKVVPNGNATLSSRLAPTFSVYHVRARYDVPGPLTLAAATAAPRSVAADVQRDQPRRESDATQLVAQTTVHRDLIQFDAGLSWLRTNDWFRQLRANGIADSQSDDVTFRSALTRRLVTKNGTHQIRLGTMLTRGWRELRRFRNDSGVTGPQFGANQFSATTAAVDLEAMLRFDPLFIATVGLNGLTHRREISDRFTGPTAATTTRSLRRSVWQPRAELLWTPRPRLTFFTAISRAVEPPTFDDLLIVAGTYPNLTQRSQPLLDQCTTTIELGARGAHGRFGWDISGYSARWDDEILRLADAQGLPRGAVNASPTRHAGLETAFHWQLLDGSHRLRLTTTATWSRFRFTDDPVFGRNRLAGAPPHLGSARLLYEHPRGFFAGSTIDWIAGATPVDHANRMHYGGHALTHIRLGWRAAPRPARAGESQLIGDTASKPVRGSARAAWTLFVEVRNVFDRSHVASTAGVLDIARNPAATAVFLPGPGRAFNVGLEWSR, from the coding sequence GTGTCGTCGCTCACCGTTGCGACTACTGCAATCCTCGCCAGCGCCGCCCCTGCCGATCCTCCTACCGAACTCCCTCCGCTCGAAATCTCCGCCGCTCCGCTCGCCGCCGACGATGTCACGCTTCGGCCCTACGCGGTCGATCGTGGCCTGCGTTCCGGTCGTGCGATCGTCACGCTCAAGGACGCGCTCGGCCTCGCACCGGGCGTTCTGATCCAGGACAGCTTTGGCGGCTTCGAACCACCGCGACTCTCGATTCGCGGCTCTGGTTTGCAGAGCGCGCCCTCCAGTCGCGGCGTGCAGTTTCTGCTCGATGGGTTTCCGCTCACGCTCGCCGACGGCTCGTTCAACGCCGCGCTGATCGATCCGCAGCTCGTCGATCACGTCGAGGTTTTCCGCGGCGAAGCCGCCGCGCGGCTTGCCCCAGCCGCGCTCGGCGGCGCTTTCAATCTGCGTGTCGCGCCCCTGCCGCGCCCGACTGCCGGGACCGACGCGCTTGCAGCTCAGGTGACAGTCGAAGCGGGCTCGTTTGGCGGTGTGCGCGCCACCTTCGCCAGCGATCTCCCCCGGGGGCGAGCTTCGCTCCTGGCCCGCGGCTCGTTCGCGGCACTCGACGGTTACCGCGAACACAGCACGCAGCAACGCGCCGCTTTCCTCGCGAAAGTCGTCCCGAACGGAAACGCAACGCTCTCGTCGCGTCTCGCCCCGACATTTTCCGTTTATCACGTTCGTGCCCGCTACGACGTTCCCGGCCCATTGACCCTCGCCGCCGCCACAGCAGCTCCGCGCAGCGTGGCGGCCGACGTTCAGCGCGACCAGCCCCGCCGCGAATCCGACGCCACCCAGCTGGTCGCGCAGACCACCGTTCATCGCGACCTGATCCAATTCGATGCGGGACTTTCGTGGCTGCGCACGAATGACTGGTTTCGCCAGCTCCGCGCCAACGGCATCGCCGACTCGCAGAGCGACGACGTGACTTTCCGCAGCGCCTTGACCCGGCGACTTGTCACGAAGAACGGCACGCATCAGATCCGGCTCGGCACGATGCTCACCCGCGGCTGGCGCGAGCTGCGGCGGTTCCGCAACGACTCCGGCGTGACCGGTCCGCAGTTCGGCGCCAACCAATTTTCTGCCACCACCGCCGCGGTCGATCTGGAAGCGATGCTGCGCTTTGACCCGCTTTTCATCGCAACGGTGGGGCTGAACGGACTGACCCACCGTCGCGAGATCAGCGATCGCTTCACCGGGCCGACCGCCGCCACCACGACTCGATCTCTCCGCCGTTCCGTGTGGCAGCCACGCGCCGAACTCCTCTGGACGCCACGACCCCGGCTCACTTTCTTCACCGCCATCTCCCGGGCCGTCGAGCCTCCTACCTTCGATGATTTGCTGATCGTCGCCGGCACGTATCCGAATCTCACGCAGCGGAGTCAGCCGCTCCTCGACCAGTGCACCACCACGATAGAACTGGGCGCCCGGGGCGCCCACGGACGGTTCGGCTGGGATATCAGCGGCTATTCCGCTCGGTGGGACGACGAGATCCTCCGGCTCGCCGACGCGCAGGGGCTGCCGCGCGGCGCGGTGAACGCGAGCCCGACACGGCACGCCGGGCTGGAGACGGCGTTTCACTGGCAGCTGCTCGATGGATCGCACCGACTGCGCTTGACCACCACCGCGACGTGGAGCCGGTTTCGCTTCACCGATGATCCGGTGTTCGGCCGCAACCGACTCGCCGGCGCACCGCCGCATCTCGGCTCCGCCCGGCTGCTCTACGAACATCCGCGCGGGTTCTTCGCCGGCTCGACCATCGATTGGATCGCCGGTGCCACGCCGGTCGACCACGCGAACCGGATGCACTACGGCGGCCACGCGCTCACGCACATCCGGCTCGGCTGGCGCGCGGCACCTCGCCCCGCGCGAGCAGGTGAATCTCAGTTGATAGGTGACACTGCCTCGAAGCCGGTCCGCGGTTCCGCGCGGGCCGCATGGACCCTTTTCGTCGAGGTGAGAAACGTGTTCGATCGGTCGCACGTCGCGAGCACCGCAGGCGTGCTCGATATCGCGCGCAATCCCGCCGCGACCGCGGTCTTCCTCCCGGGGCCCGGACGGGCCTTCAACGTCGGGCTCGAATGGAGTCGATGA
- a CDS encoding NADH-dependent [FeFe] hydrogenase, group A6 — protein MIKARINQLDVEVPEGTSILDAARQVHVKIPTLCKHRDLLPTAACGICIVRNKGGNKLIRACCTPLEEGMEITTHDSDIVDVRRATLELILSNHPQACLTCGRNGECELQTLAADFNISMETIKRYVKDVPPDRSTNCIVLDFTKCIKCGRCIQVCQEMQNVWALSFLDRGINTRMAPAGDITLAESPCVKCGQCSAHCPTGAIVEKDETATVWSALRDEDKICVVQIAPSVRVTVGEAFGLPPGTNLTKKLYSALRRLGFKAVFDTNFAADVTIVEEASEFVERFAHKRGPLPLITSCCPSWTDHMEKRHYDFIDNFSTAKSPQQMLGVLAKTYYAQKAGVDPSKLFMVSIMPCTAKKYELSRTEEMHASGFADVDVVLTTRELARMLKQSGIEFLALPDAEPDSILGSYSGAGTIFGATGGVMEAAVRTAYHYATGKKLKNVELTAVRGLAGVKEGEIDINGAKVRVAVAHGLANVEQVLERVREARKAGKETPYHFIEVMACPGGCIGGGGQPYGVDNERRMKRIAGLYQDDRDRTVRYSHENPEVVQVYRDFLGKPLSGKAHELLHTRYTARPLYKR, from the coding sequence CAAGCATCGCGATCTGCTGCCCACCGCCGCCTGCGGCATCTGCATCGTGCGGAACAAGGGCGGCAACAAACTGATCCGCGCGTGCTGCACGCCGCTTGAGGAAGGCATGGAAATCACGACGCACGACAGCGACATCGTCGACGTGCGCCGCGCCACGCTCGAGCTGATCCTGTCGAATCACCCGCAGGCCTGCCTGACCTGCGGCCGCAATGGTGAATGCGAGCTGCAGACGCTCGCGGCGGATTTCAACATCTCGATGGAGACGATCAAACGCTACGTGAAGGACGTGCCGCCCGATCGCTCCACCAACTGCATCGTCCTCGACTTCACCAAGTGCATCAAATGCGGTCGCTGCATCCAGGTCTGCCAGGAGATGCAGAACGTCTGGGCGCTCTCCTTCCTCGACCGCGGCATCAACACCCGCATGGCCCCCGCCGGCGACATCACGCTCGCTGAGTCGCCCTGCGTGAAGTGCGGCCAGTGCTCCGCGCACTGCCCCACGGGCGCGATCGTCGAAAAGGACGAGACCGCCACCGTCTGGTCCGCGCTCCGCGACGAGGACAAGATCTGTGTCGTCCAGATCGCGCCGTCCGTCCGCGTCACCGTGGGCGAGGCGTTCGGGCTGCCGCCGGGCACGAACCTCACGAAGAAACTCTACAGCGCGCTGCGTCGGCTCGGGTTCAAGGCGGTGTTCGACACGAACTTCGCCGCCGACGTCACGATCGTTGAGGAGGCCAGCGAATTCGTCGAGCGGTTCGCGCACAAGCGCGGGCCACTGCCGTTGATCACGTCGTGCTGCCCGTCGTGGACCGACCACATGGAGAAGCGGCACTACGATTTCATCGACAACTTCTCCACGGCCAAGTCGCCGCAGCAGATGCTCGGCGTGCTGGCCAAGACCTACTACGCCCAAAAGGCCGGCGTGGATCCGTCGAAGCTGTTCATGGTTTCGATCATGCCGTGCACCGCGAAGAAGTATGAGCTGTCCCGCACCGAGGAGATGCACGCCTCGGGCTTCGCCGACGTCGACGTGGTGCTCACCACCCGCGAGCTGGCGCGGATGCTGAAGCAGTCGGGCATCGAGTTCCTCGCGTTGCCCGACGCCGAGCCGGACTCGATCCTCGGCAGCTATTCCGGCGCCGGCACGATCTTCGGCGCGACCGGCGGCGTGATGGAAGCCGCCGTGCGCACCGCTTACCATTACGCGACGGGCAAAAAGCTGAAGAACGTCGAGCTCACTGCCGTCCGCGGGCTCGCCGGCGTGAAAGAGGGCGAGATCGACATCAACGGCGCGAAGGTCCGCGTGGCTGTCGCCCACGGACTCGCCAACGTCGAGCAGGTGCTCGAACGCGTCCGCGAGGCCCGCAAGGCCGGCAAGGAAACGCCCTACCACTTCATCGAGGTCATGGCCTGCCCCGGCGGTTGTATCGGCGGCGGCGGTCAGCCCTACGGTGTCGACAACGAACGCCGGATGAAGCGCATCGCGGGACTCTATCAGGACGACCGCGATCGCACGGTGCGTTACTCGCACGAGAATCCGGAGGTTGTTCAGGTTTACCGCGACTTCCTCGGCAAGCCGCTGAGCGGCAAGGCGCACGAGCTGCTCCACACGCGCTACACCGCCCGACCGCTCTACAAGCGGTGA